From a single Helicoverpa armigera isolate CAAS_96S chromosome 7, ASM3070526v1, whole genome shotgun sequence genomic region:
- the LOC110380091 gene encoding glutamate receptor ionotropic, kainate 2 isoform X3, which produces MRGANAIFLILFFGHLSALPDTIRIGGLFHPEDEKQEVAFRYAVERVNADRAVLPRAKLLAQVETISPQDSFHASKRVCHLLRSGVAAIFGPQSAPAAAHVQSICDTMELPHLETRWDYRTRRESCLVNLYPHPAALSRAYVDLVRAWGWRSFTIVYENSDGLVRLQELLKAHGPSELPVAVRQLPDSHDYRPLLKQIKNSAESHIVLDCTTERIRDVLQQAQQIGMMSDYHSYLITSLDLHSVDLEEFKYGGTNITALRLLDPERADVQRVVRDWVYDEARKGRKLQLGHTTAKENMTFIKTETALMYDAVHLFAKALHDLDTSQQIDVRPLSCEAEDTWPHGYSLINYMKIVEMKGLTGVIKFDHQGFRSDFTLDIIELTRDGLQKAGTWNSSEGVNYTRSYGENQKQIVEILQNKTLIVTTILSSPYCMRREASEKLTGNAQFEGYAIDLIHEISKILGFNYTFKLAPDGRYGSYNRETKEWDGMIRELLEQRADLAIADLTITYDREQVVDFTMPFMNLGISVLYRKPIKQPPNLFSFLSPLSLDVWIYMATAYLGVSVLLFILARFSPYEWDSPRNCLDEPPVLENQFTLLNSLWFTIGSLMQQGSDIAPKAVSTRMVAGMWWFFTLIMISSYTANLAAFLTVERMDSPIESAEDLAKQTKIKYGALKGGSTAAFFRDSNFSTYQRMWSFMESARPSVFATSNKEGEERVVRGKGAYAYLMESTTIEYVVERNCDLTQVGGMLDSKGYGIAMPPNSPYRTAISGAVLKLQEEGKLHILKTKWWKEKRGGGSCRDETSKSSSTANELGLANVGGVFVVLMGGMGVACVIAVCEFVWKSRKVAVDERASLCSEMASELRSALKCPGGGAGGGGGGPGGARDGAGSPYLHYGFSTKSQLH; this is translated from the exons ATGAGAGGGGCGAACGCAATATTCCTTATTTTATTCTTCGGCCATCTATCTGCGCTGCCCGACACCATCCGAATAG GTGGTCTATTCCACCCCGAGGATGAGAAGCAAGAAGTCGCGTTTAGATACGCGGTGGAGCGAGTGAACGCCGATAGGGCAGTGCTACCGAGAGCCAAGCTGCTGGCTCAAGTGGAAACCATCTCGCCGCAAGACAGCTTTCATGCTTCTAAAAGAG taTGTCATCTATTACGAAGTGGGGTAGCAGCCATCTTTGGGCCCCAGTCGGCCCCAGCAGCAGCTCACGTCCAGTCAATATGTGACACTATGGAACTGCCTCATTTGGAGACACGGTGGGACTATCGGACGAGGAGAGAGTCCTGTCTAGTCAATCTTTACCCACACCCAGCGGCGCTGAGCAGA gcGTACGTGGACTTAGTGCGAGCGTGGGGTTGGAGATCGTTCACCATAGTTTACGAGAACAGTGACGGCTTAGTCCGTCTTCAAGAATTGCTCAAAGCCCATGGGCCCTCCGAACTGCCTGTTGCTGTTAGACAATTGCCAGATTCACATGATTACAG GCCACTTCTGAAGCAAATAAAGAATTCGGCCGAGTCACATATTGTGTTAGACTGTACTACGGAGAGGATACGAGATGTGCTCCAACAAGCACAGCAAATAGGAATGATGTCTGACTACCATAGTTACTTAATCACTTCTTTG GACCTCCACAGCGTAGATTTAGAAGAATTCAAATATGGCGGCACAAACATTACAGCTTTAAGATTGCTTGACCCTGAGCGTGCTGATGTCCAAAGAGTCGTAAGGGATTGGGTTTACGACGAAGCCCGAAAAGGACGTAAACTCCAACTGGGACACACGACGGCTAAG gaGAACATGACCTTTATTAAG ACGGAAACGGCGCTTATGTACGATGCGGTACATTTATTCGCAAAGGCCTTACATGATCTGGATACGTCACAACAAATTGACGTGAGGCCTCTTTCGTGCGAAGCCGAAGACACGTGGCCCCATGGGTACAGCCTCATCAATTACATGAAAATC GTCGAAATGAAAGGTTTAACTGGAGTGATAAAGTTTGACCATCAAGGATTCCGAAGCGATTTCACTCTAGATATAATTGAATTAACGAGGGACGGCCTGCAAAAAGCTGGAACTTGGAATTCTTCAGAAGGCGTCAATTATACGCGCTCCTACGGCGAGAACCAGAAACAGATAGTGGAAATACTGCAGAACAAAACGCTCATCGTTACAACCATTTtg AGCTCACCATATTGTATGAGGCGAGAGGCCAGCGAGAAGCTCACGGGCAACGCACAATTCGAGGGTTACGCCATTGATCTAATTCACGAGATATCTAAAATTCTGGGCTTCAATTATACATTCAAGCTGGCGCCTGACGGTCGATACGGGTCGTACAACCGTGAGACTAAAGAGTGGGACGGCATGATAAGGGAATTGTTGGAGCAGCGAGCCGACCTAGCCATCGCTGATCTCACCATTACATACGACAG AGAGCAAGTGGTTGACTTCACAATGCCGTTCATGAATCTCGGCATTTCCGTGCTCTACCGCAAGCCCATTAAGCAACCGCCGAACTTGTTCTCCTTCCTATCGCCGCTTTCCCTCGACGTGTGGATTTATATGGCCACCGCGTATCTCGGCGTGTCAGTACTTCTCTTCATATTGGCGAG GTTCAGCCCGTACGAGTGGGACTCACCCAGGAACTGCCTAGACGAGCCGCCGGTGCTGGAGAATCAGTTCACTCTCTTGAACTCGCTGTGGTTCACTATCGGCTCCTTGATGCAGCAAGGTTCGGATATCGCGCCGAA AGCGGTATCGACCCGCATGGTAGCGGGGATGTGGTGGTTCTTCACTCTGATCATGATATCTTCGTACACGGCCAACTTAGCGGCCTTCCTCACTGTGGAACGAATGGACTCGCCCATTGAGAGTGCTGAGGATCTAGCCAAACAGACCAAGATTAAGTACGGTGCCCTAAAAGGAGGTTCTACTGCCGCGTTTTTCAGG GACTCAAACTTCTCCACATACCAACGAATGTGGTCTTTCATGGAGTCAGCCCGGCCATCAGTCTTCGCTACAAGTAACAAGGAGGGGGAAGAGAGAGTTGTTCGAGGAAAAGGAGCTTATGCTTACCTTATGGAGTCTACCACCATCGAGTATGTGGTGGAGAGGAACTGTGACCTAACGCAAGTGGGAGGGATGCTCGATTCTAAGGGCTATGGAATTGCTATGCCTCCAA ACTCACCGTACCGTACGGCCATAAGCGGGGCCGTTCTCAAACTGCAAGAGGAAGGAAAATTGCACATTCTGAAAACAAAATGGTGGAAAGAGAAACGTGGCGGAGGGTCTTGTAGG GACGAAACATCGAAATCATCATCGACGGCGAACGAGCTCGGTTTGGCGAACGTCGGCGGCGTGTTCGTCGTACTAATGGGCGGAATGGGGGTCGCGTGCGTCATCGCCGTCTGCGAATTCGTCTGGAAGTCGCGCAAAGTCGCCGTTGACGAACGC GCGTCGCTGTGTTCGGAGATGGCGTCGGAGTTGCGTTCCGCGCTGAAGTGTCCGGGCGGAGGCGCGGGCGGCGGAGGAGGCGGGCCCGGGGGCGCTCGCGACGGCGCTGGGTCCCCCTACCTGCACTATGGGTTCAGCACCAAGAGCCAGCTGCACTAG
- the LOC110380091 gene encoding glutamate receptor ionotropic, kainate 2 isoform X2 has protein sequence MRGANAIFLILFFGHLSALPDTIRIGGLFHPEDEKQEVAFRYAVERVNADRAVLPRAKLLAQVETISPQDSFHASKRVCHLLRSGVAAIFGPQSAPAAAHVQSICDTMELPHLETRWDYRTRRESCLVNLYPHPAALSRAYVDLVRAWGWRSFTIVYENSDGLVRLQELLKAHGPSELPVAVRQLPDSHDYRPLLKQIKNSAESHIVLDCTTERIRDVLQQAQQIGMMSDYHSYLITSLDLHSVDLEEFKYGGTNITALRLLDPERADVQRVVRDWVYDEARKGRKLQLGHTTAKENMTFIKTETALMYDAVHLFAKALHDLDTSQQIDVRPLSCEAEDTWPHGYSLINYMKIVEMKGLTGVIKFDHQGFRSDFTLDIIELTRDGLQKAGTWNSSEGVNYTRSYGENQKQIVEILQNKTLIVTTILSSPYCMRREASEKLTGNAQFEGYAIDLIHEISKILGFNYTFKLAPDGRYGSYNRETKEWDGMIRELLEQRADLAIADLTITYDREQVVDFTMPFMNLGISVLYRKPIKQPPNLFSFLSPLSLDVWIYMATAYLGVSVLLFILARFTPYEWHQTHTPDGEKMENIFSLANCLWFAIGSLMQQSCDFLPKAVSTRMVAGMWWFFTLIMISSYTANLAAFLTVERMDSPIESAEDLAKQTKIKYGALKGGSTAAFFRDSNFSTYQRMWSFMESARPSVFATSNKEGEERVVRGKGAYAYLMESTTIEYVVERNCDLTQVGGMLDSKGYGIAMPPNSPYRTAISGAVLKLQEEGKLHILKTKWWKEKRGGGSCRDETSKSSSTANELGLANVGGVFVVLMGGMGVACVIAVCEFVWKSRKVAVDERKEEASLCSEMASELRSALKCPGGGAGGGGGGPGGARDGAGSPYLHYGFSTKSQLH, from the exons ATGAGAGGGGCGAACGCAATATTCCTTATTTTATTCTTCGGCCATCTATCTGCGCTGCCCGACACCATCCGAATAG GTGGTCTATTCCACCCCGAGGATGAGAAGCAAGAAGTCGCGTTTAGATACGCGGTGGAGCGAGTGAACGCCGATAGGGCAGTGCTACCGAGAGCCAAGCTGCTGGCTCAAGTGGAAACCATCTCGCCGCAAGACAGCTTTCATGCTTCTAAAAGAG taTGTCATCTATTACGAAGTGGGGTAGCAGCCATCTTTGGGCCCCAGTCGGCCCCAGCAGCAGCTCACGTCCAGTCAATATGTGACACTATGGAACTGCCTCATTTGGAGACACGGTGGGACTATCGGACGAGGAGAGAGTCCTGTCTAGTCAATCTTTACCCACACCCAGCGGCGCTGAGCAGA gcGTACGTGGACTTAGTGCGAGCGTGGGGTTGGAGATCGTTCACCATAGTTTACGAGAACAGTGACGGCTTAGTCCGTCTTCAAGAATTGCTCAAAGCCCATGGGCCCTCCGAACTGCCTGTTGCTGTTAGACAATTGCCAGATTCACATGATTACAG GCCACTTCTGAAGCAAATAAAGAATTCGGCCGAGTCACATATTGTGTTAGACTGTACTACGGAGAGGATACGAGATGTGCTCCAACAAGCACAGCAAATAGGAATGATGTCTGACTACCATAGTTACTTAATCACTTCTTTG GACCTCCACAGCGTAGATTTAGAAGAATTCAAATATGGCGGCACAAACATTACAGCTTTAAGATTGCTTGACCCTGAGCGTGCTGATGTCCAAAGAGTCGTAAGGGATTGGGTTTACGACGAAGCCCGAAAAGGACGTAAACTCCAACTGGGACACACGACGGCTAAG gaGAACATGACCTTTATTAAG ACGGAAACGGCGCTTATGTACGATGCGGTACATTTATTCGCAAAGGCCTTACATGATCTGGATACGTCACAACAAATTGACGTGAGGCCTCTTTCGTGCGAAGCCGAAGACACGTGGCCCCATGGGTACAGCCTCATCAATTACATGAAAATC GTCGAAATGAAAGGTTTAACTGGAGTGATAAAGTTTGACCATCAAGGATTCCGAAGCGATTTCACTCTAGATATAATTGAATTAACGAGGGACGGCCTGCAAAAAGCTGGAACTTGGAATTCTTCAGAAGGCGTCAATTATACGCGCTCCTACGGCGAGAACCAGAAACAGATAGTGGAAATACTGCAGAACAAAACGCTCATCGTTACAACCATTTtg AGCTCACCATATTGTATGAGGCGAGAGGCCAGCGAGAAGCTCACGGGCAACGCACAATTCGAGGGTTACGCCATTGATCTAATTCACGAGATATCTAAAATTCTGGGCTTCAATTATACATTCAAGCTGGCGCCTGACGGTCGATACGGGTCGTACAACCGTGAGACTAAAGAGTGGGACGGCATGATAAGGGAATTGTTGGAGCAGCGAGCCGACCTAGCCATCGCTGATCTCACCATTACATACGACAG AGAGCAAGTGGTTGACTTCACAATGCCGTTCATGAATCTCGGCATTTCCGTGCTCTACCGCAAGCCCATTAAGCAACCGCCGAACTTGTTCTCCTTCCTATCGCCGCTTTCCCTCGACGTGTGGATTTATATGGCCACCGCGTATCTCGGCGTGTCAGTACTTCTCTTCATATTGGCGAG GTTCACTCCATACGAATGGCATCAAACGCACACTCCTGACGGTGAGAAAATGGAAAACATTTTCTCTCTAGCGAACTGTTTGTGGTTTGCGATCGGATCTCTTATGCAGCAAAGCTGTGATTTTTTGCCCAA AGCGGTATCGACCCGCATGGTAGCGGGGATGTGGTGGTTCTTCACTCTGATCATGATATCTTCGTACACGGCCAACTTAGCGGCCTTCCTCACTGTGGAACGAATGGACTCGCCCATTGAGAGTGCTGAGGATCTAGCCAAACAGACCAAGATTAAGTACGGTGCCCTAAAAGGAGGTTCTACTGCCGCGTTTTTCAGG GACTCAAACTTCTCCACATACCAACGAATGTGGTCTTTCATGGAGTCAGCCCGGCCATCAGTCTTCGCTACAAGTAACAAGGAGGGGGAAGAGAGAGTTGTTCGAGGAAAAGGAGCTTATGCTTACCTTATGGAGTCTACCACCATCGAGTATGTGGTGGAGAGGAACTGTGACCTAACGCAAGTGGGAGGGATGCTCGATTCTAAGGGCTATGGAATTGCTATGCCTCCAA ACTCACCGTACCGTACGGCCATAAGCGGGGCCGTTCTCAAACTGCAAGAGGAAGGAAAATTGCACATTCTGAAAACAAAATGGTGGAAAGAGAAACGTGGCGGAGGGTCTTGTAGG GACGAAACATCGAAATCATCATCGACGGCGAACGAGCTCGGTTTGGCGAACGTCGGCGGCGTGTTCGTCGTACTAATGGGCGGAATGGGGGTCGCGTGCGTCATCGCCGTCTGCGAATTCGTCTGGAAGTCGCGCAAAGTCGCCGTTGACGAACGC AAGGAAGAG GCGTCGCTGTGTTCGGAGATGGCGTCGGAGTTGCGTTCCGCGCTGAAGTGTCCGGGCGGAGGCGCGGGCGGCGGAGGAGGCGGGCCCGGGGGCGCTCGCGACGGCGCTGGGTCCCCCTACCTGCACTATGGGTTCAGCACCAAGAGCCAGCTGCACTAG
- the LOC110380091 gene encoding glutamate receptor ionotropic, kainate 2 isoform X4 yields MRGANAIFLILFFGHLSALPDTIRIGGLFHPEDEKQEVAFRYAVERVNADRAVLPRAKLLAQVETISPQDSFHASKRVCHLLRSGVAAIFGPQSAPAAAHVQSICDTMELPHLETRWDYRTRRESCLVNLYPHPAALSRAYVDLVRAWGWRSFTIVYENSDGLVRLQELLKAHGPSELPVAVRQLPDSHDYRPLLKQIKNSAESHIVLDCTTERIRDVLQQAQQIGMMSDYHSYLITSLDLHSVDLEEFKYGGTNITALRLLDPERADVQRVVRDWVYDEARKGRKLQLGHTTAKENMTFIKTETALMYDAVHLFAKALHDLDTSQQIDVRPLSCEAEDTWPHGYSLINYMKIVEMKGLTGVIKFDHQGFRSDFTLDIIELTRDGLQKAGTWNSSEGVNYTRSYGENQKQIVEILQNKTLIVTTILSSPYCMRREASEKLTGNAQFEGYAIDLIHEISKILGFNYTFKLAPDGRYGSYNRETKEWDGMIRELLEQRADLAIADLTITYDREQVVDFTMPFMNLGISVLYRKPIKQPPNLFSFLSPLSLDVWIYMATAYLGVSVLLFILARFTPYEWHQTHTPDGEKMENIFSLANCLWFAIGSLMQQSCDFLPKAVSTRMVAGMWWFFTLIMISSYTANLAAFLTVERMDSPIESAEDLAKQTKIKYGALKGGSTAAFFRDSNFSTYQRMWSFMESARPSVFATSNKEGEERVVRGKGAYAYLMESTTIEYVVERNCDLTQVGGMLDSKGYGIAMPPNSPYRTAISGAVLKLQEEGKLHILKTKWWKEKRGGGSCRDETSKSSSTANELGLANVGGVFVVLMGGMGVACVIAVCEFVWKSRKVAVDERASLCSEMASELRSALKCPGGGAGGGGGGPGGARDGAGSPYLHYGFSTKSQLH; encoded by the exons ATGAGAGGGGCGAACGCAATATTCCTTATTTTATTCTTCGGCCATCTATCTGCGCTGCCCGACACCATCCGAATAG GTGGTCTATTCCACCCCGAGGATGAGAAGCAAGAAGTCGCGTTTAGATACGCGGTGGAGCGAGTGAACGCCGATAGGGCAGTGCTACCGAGAGCCAAGCTGCTGGCTCAAGTGGAAACCATCTCGCCGCAAGACAGCTTTCATGCTTCTAAAAGAG taTGTCATCTATTACGAAGTGGGGTAGCAGCCATCTTTGGGCCCCAGTCGGCCCCAGCAGCAGCTCACGTCCAGTCAATATGTGACACTATGGAACTGCCTCATTTGGAGACACGGTGGGACTATCGGACGAGGAGAGAGTCCTGTCTAGTCAATCTTTACCCACACCCAGCGGCGCTGAGCAGA gcGTACGTGGACTTAGTGCGAGCGTGGGGTTGGAGATCGTTCACCATAGTTTACGAGAACAGTGACGGCTTAGTCCGTCTTCAAGAATTGCTCAAAGCCCATGGGCCCTCCGAACTGCCTGTTGCTGTTAGACAATTGCCAGATTCACATGATTACAG GCCACTTCTGAAGCAAATAAAGAATTCGGCCGAGTCACATATTGTGTTAGACTGTACTACGGAGAGGATACGAGATGTGCTCCAACAAGCACAGCAAATAGGAATGATGTCTGACTACCATAGTTACTTAATCACTTCTTTG GACCTCCACAGCGTAGATTTAGAAGAATTCAAATATGGCGGCACAAACATTACAGCTTTAAGATTGCTTGACCCTGAGCGTGCTGATGTCCAAAGAGTCGTAAGGGATTGGGTTTACGACGAAGCCCGAAAAGGACGTAAACTCCAACTGGGACACACGACGGCTAAG gaGAACATGACCTTTATTAAG ACGGAAACGGCGCTTATGTACGATGCGGTACATTTATTCGCAAAGGCCTTACATGATCTGGATACGTCACAACAAATTGACGTGAGGCCTCTTTCGTGCGAAGCCGAAGACACGTGGCCCCATGGGTACAGCCTCATCAATTACATGAAAATC GTCGAAATGAAAGGTTTAACTGGAGTGATAAAGTTTGACCATCAAGGATTCCGAAGCGATTTCACTCTAGATATAATTGAATTAACGAGGGACGGCCTGCAAAAAGCTGGAACTTGGAATTCTTCAGAAGGCGTCAATTATACGCGCTCCTACGGCGAGAACCAGAAACAGATAGTGGAAATACTGCAGAACAAAACGCTCATCGTTACAACCATTTtg AGCTCACCATATTGTATGAGGCGAGAGGCCAGCGAGAAGCTCACGGGCAACGCACAATTCGAGGGTTACGCCATTGATCTAATTCACGAGATATCTAAAATTCTGGGCTTCAATTATACATTCAAGCTGGCGCCTGACGGTCGATACGGGTCGTACAACCGTGAGACTAAAGAGTGGGACGGCATGATAAGGGAATTGTTGGAGCAGCGAGCCGACCTAGCCATCGCTGATCTCACCATTACATACGACAG AGAGCAAGTGGTTGACTTCACAATGCCGTTCATGAATCTCGGCATTTCCGTGCTCTACCGCAAGCCCATTAAGCAACCGCCGAACTTGTTCTCCTTCCTATCGCCGCTTTCCCTCGACGTGTGGATTTATATGGCCACCGCGTATCTCGGCGTGTCAGTACTTCTCTTCATATTGGCGAG GTTCACTCCATACGAATGGCATCAAACGCACACTCCTGACGGTGAGAAAATGGAAAACATTTTCTCTCTAGCGAACTGTTTGTGGTTTGCGATCGGATCTCTTATGCAGCAAAGCTGTGATTTTTTGCCCAA AGCGGTATCGACCCGCATGGTAGCGGGGATGTGGTGGTTCTTCACTCTGATCATGATATCTTCGTACACGGCCAACTTAGCGGCCTTCCTCACTGTGGAACGAATGGACTCGCCCATTGAGAGTGCTGAGGATCTAGCCAAACAGACCAAGATTAAGTACGGTGCCCTAAAAGGAGGTTCTACTGCCGCGTTTTTCAGG GACTCAAACTTCTCCACATACCAACGAATGTGGTCTTTCATGGAGTCAGCCCGGCCATCAGTCTTCGCTACAAGTAACAAGGAGGGGGAAGAGAGAGTTGTTCGAGGAAAAGGAGCTTATGCTTACCTTATGGAGTCTACCACCATCGAGTATGTGGTGGAGAGGAACTGTGACCTAACGCAAGTGGGAGGGATGCTCGATTCTAAGGGCTATGGAATTGCTATGCCTCCAA ACTCACCGTACCGTACGGCCATAAGCGGGGCCGTTCTCAAACTGCAAGAGGAAGGAAAATTGCACATTCTGAAAACAAAATGGTGGAAAGAGAAACGTGGCGGAGGGTCTTGTAGG GACGAAACATCGAAATCATCATCGACGGCGAACGAGCTCGGTTTGGCGAACGTCGGCGGCGTGTTCGTCGTACTAATGGGCGGAATGGGGGTCGCGTGCGTCATCGCCGTCTGCGAATTCGTCTGGAAGTCGCGCAAAGTCGCCGTTGACGAACGC GCGTCGCTGTGTTCGGAGATGGCGTCGGAGTTGCGTTCCGCGCTGAAGTGTCCGGGCGGAGGCGCGGGCGGCGGAGGAGGCGGGCCCGGGGGCGCTCGCGACGGCGCTGGGTCCCCCTACCTGCACTATGGGTTCAGCACCAAGAGCCAGCTGCACTAG
- the LOC110380091 gene encoding glutamate receptor ionotropic, kainate 2 isoform X1, with protein sequence MRGANAIFLILFFGHLSALPDTIRIGGLFHPEDEKQEVAFRYAVERVNADRAVLPRAKLLAQVETISPQDSFHASKRVCHLLRSGVAAIFGPQSAPAAAHVQSICDTMELPHLETRWDYRTRRESCLVNLYPHPAALSRAYVDLVRAWGWRSFTIVYENSDGLVRLQELLKAHGPSELPVAVRQLPDSHDYRPLLKQIKNSAESHIVLDCTTERIRDVLQQAQQIGMMSDYHSYLITSLDLHSVDLEEFKYGGTNITALRLLDPERADVQRVVRDWVYDEARKGRKLQLGHTTAKENMTFIKTETALMYDAVHLFAKALHDLDTSQQIDVRPLSCEAEDTWPHGYSLINYMKIVEMKGLTGVIKFDHQGFRSDFTLDIIELTRDGLQKAGTWNSSEGVNYTRSYGENQKQIVEILQNKTLIVTTILSSPYCMRREASEKLTGNAQFEGYAIDLIHEISKILGFNYTFKLAPDGRYGSYNRETKEWDGMIRELLEQRADLAIADLTITYDREQVVDFTMPFMNLGISVLYRKPIKQPPNLFSFLSPLSLDVWIYMATAYLGVSVLLFILARFSPYEWDSPRNCLDEPPVLENQFTLLNSLWFTIGSLMQQGSDIAPKAVSTRMVAGMWWFFTLIMISSYTANLAAFLTVERMDSPIESAEDLAKQTKIKYGALKGGSTAAFFRDSNFSTYQRMWSFMESARPSVFATSNKEGEERVVRGKGAYAYLMESTTIEYVVERNCDLTQVGGMLDSKGYGIAMPPNSPYRTAISGAVLKLQEEGKLHILKTKWWKEKRGGGSCRDETSKSSSTANELGLANVGGVFVVLMGGMGVACVIAVCEFVWKSRKVAVDERKEEASLCSEMASELRSALKCPGGGAGGGGGGPGGARDGAGSPYLHYGFSTKSQLH encoded by the exons ATGAGAGGGGCGAACGCAATATTCCTTATTTTATTCTTCGGCCATCTATCTGCGCTGCCCGACACCATCCGAATAG GTGGTCTATTCCACCCCGAGGATGAGAAGCAAGAAGTCGCGTTTAGATACGCGGTGGAGCGAGTGAACGCCGATAGGGCAGTGCTACCGAGAGCCAAGCTGCTGGCTCAAGTGGAAACCATCTCGCCGCAAGACAGCTTTCATGCTTCTAAAAGAG taTGTCATCTATTACGAAGTGGGGTAGCAGCCATCTTTGGGCCCCAGTCGGCCCCAGCAGCAGCTCACGTCCAGTCAATATGTGACACTATGGAACTGCCTCATTTGGAGACACGGTGGGACTATCGGACGAGGAGAGAGTCCTGTCTAGTCAATCTTTACCCACACCCAGCGGCGCTGAGCAGA gcGTACGTGGACTTAGTGCGAGCGTGGGGTTGGAGATCGTTCACCATAGTTTACGAGAACAGTGACGGCTTAGTCCGTCTTCAAGAATTGCTCAAAGCCCATGGGCCCTCCGAACTGCCTGTTGCTGTTAGACAATTGCCAGATTCACATGATTACAG GCCACTTCTGAAGCAAATAAAGAATTCGGCCGAGTCACATATTGTGTTAGACTGTACTACGGAGAGGATACGAGATGTGCTCCAACAAGCACAGCAAATAGGAATGATGTCTGACTACCATAGTTACTTAATCACTTCTTTG GACCTCCACAGCGTAGATTTAGAAGAATTCAAATATGGCGGCACAAACATTACAGCTTTAAGATTGCTTGACCCTGAGCGTGCTGATGTCCAAAGAGTCGTAAGGGATTGGGTTTACGACGAAGCCCGAAAAGGACGTAAACTCCAACTGGGACACACGACGGCTAAG gaGAACATGACCTTTATTAAG ACGGAAACGGCGCTTATGTACGATGCGGTACATTTATTCGCAAAGGCCTTACATGATCTGGATACGTCACAACAAATTGACGTGAGGCCTCTTTCGTGCGAAGCCGAAGACACGTGGCCCCATGGGTACAGCCTCATCAATTACATGAAAATC GTCGAAATGAAAGGTTTAACTGGAGTGATAAAGTTTGACCATCAAGGATTCCGAAGCGATTTCACTCTAGATATAATTGAATTAACGAGGGACGGCCTGCAAAAAGCTGGAACTTGGAATTCTTCAGAAGGCGTCAATTATACGCGCTCCTACGGCGAGAACCAGAAACAGATAGTGGAAATACTGCAGAACAAAACGCTCATCGTTACAACCATTTtg AGCTCACCATATTGTATGAGGCGAGAGGCCAGCGAGAAGCTCACGGGCAACGCACAATTCGAGGGTTACGCCATTGATCTAATTCACGAGATATCTAAAATTCTGGGCTTCAATTATACATTCAAGCTGGCGCCTGACGGTCGATACGGGTCGTACAACCGTGAGACTAAAGAGTGGGACGGCATGATAAGGGAATTGTTGGAGCAGCGAGCCGACCTAGCCATCGCTGATCTCACCATTACATACGACAG AGAGCAAGTGGTTGACTTCACAATGCCGTTCATGAATCTCGGCATTTCCGTGCTCTACCGCAAGCCCATTAAGCAACCGCCGAACTTGTTCTCCTTCCTATCGCCGCTTTCCCTCGACGTGTGGATTTATATGGCCACCGCGTATCTCGGCGTGTCAGTACTTCTCTTCATATTGGCGAG GTTCAGCCCGTACGAGTGGGACTCACCCAGGAACTGCCTAGACGAGCCGCCGGTGCTGGAGAATCAGTTCACTCTCTTGAACTCGCTGTGGTTCACTATCGGCTCCTTGATGCAGCAAGGTTCGGATATCGCGCCGAA AGCGGTATCGACCCGCATGGTAGCGGGGATGTGGTGGTTCTTCACTCTGATCATGATATCTTCGTACACGGCCAACTTAGCGGCCTTCCTCACTGTGGAACGAATGGACTCGCCCATTGAGAGTGCTGAGGATCTAGCCAAACAGACCAAGATTAAGTACGGTGCCCTAAAAGGAGGTTCTACTGCCGCGTTTTTCAGG GACTCAAACTTCTCCACATACCAACGAATGTGGTCTTTCATGGAGTCAGCCCGGCCATCAGTCTTCGCTACAAGTAACAAGGAGGGGGAAGAGAGAGTTGTTCGAGGAAAAGGAGCTTATGCTTACCTTATGGAGTCTACCACCATCGAGTATGTGGTGGAGAGGAACTGTGACCTAACGCAAGTGGGAGGGATGCTCGATTCTAAGGGCTATGGAATTGCTATGCCTCCAA ACTCACCGTACCGTACGGCCATAAGCGGGGCCGTTCTCAAACTGCAAGAGGAAGGAAAATTGCACATTCTGAAAACAAAATGGTGGAAAGAGAAACGTGGCGGAGGGTCTTGTAGG GACGAAACATCGAAATCATCATCGACGGCGAACGAGCTCGGTTTGGCGAACGTCGGCGGCGTGTTCGTCGTACTAATGGGCGGAATGGGGGTCGCGTGCGTCATCGCCGTCTGCGAATTCGTCTGGAAGTCGCGCAAAGTCGCCGTTGACGAACGC AAGGAAGAG GCGTCGCTGTGTTCGGAGATGGCGTCGGAGTTGCGTTCCGCGCTGAAGTGTCCGGGCGGAGGCGCGGGCGGCGGAGGAGGCGGGCCCGGGGGCGCTCGCGACGGCGCTGGGTCCCCCTACCTGCACTATGGGTTCAGCACCAAGAGCCAGCTGCACTAG